A stretch of Panthera uncia isolate 11264 chromosome A1 unlocalized genomic scaffold, Puncia_PCG_1.0 HiC_scaffold_16, whole genome shotgun sequence DNA encodes these proteins:
- the SLITRK1 gene encoding SLIT and NTRK-like protein 1, whose amino-acid sequence MLLWILLLETSLCFAAGNVTGDVCKEKICSCNEIEGDLHVDCEKKGFTSLQRFTAPTSQFYHLFLHGNSLTRLFPNEFANFYNAVSLHMENNGLHEIVPGAFLGLQLVKRLHINNNKIKSFRKQTFLGLDDLEYLQADFNLLRDIDPGAFQDLNKLEVLILNDNLISTLPANVFQYVPITHLDLRGNRLKTLPYEEVLEQIPGIAEILLEDNPWDCTCDLLSLKEWLENIPKNALIGRVVCEAPTRLQGKDLNETTEQDLCPLKNRVDSSLPAPPAQEETFAPGPLPTPFKTNGQEDHATPGSAPNGGTKIPGNWQIKIRPTAAIATGSARNKPQTNGLPCPGGCSCDHIPGSGLKMNCNNRNVSSLADLKPKLSNVQELFLRDNKIHSIRKSHFVDYKNLILLDLGNNNIATVENNTFKNLLDLRWLYMDSNYLDTLSREKFAGLQNLEYLNVEYNAIQLILPGTFNAMPKLRILILNNNLLRSLPVDVFAGVSLSKLSLHNNYFMYLPVAGVLDQLTSIIQIDLHGNPWECSCTIVPFKQWAERLGSEVLMSDLKCETPVNFFRKDFMLLSNDEICPQLYARISPTLTSHSKNSTGLAETGTHSNSYLDTSRVSISVLVPGLLLVFVTSAFTVVGMLVFILRNRKRSKRRDANSSASEINSLQTVCDSSYWHNGPYNADGAHRVYDCGSHSLSD is encoded by the coding sequence atgctgctttggattctgttgctGGAGACGTCTCTTTGTTTTGCCGCTGGAAACGTTACAGGGGACGTTTGTAAAGAGAAGATCTGTTCCTGCAATGAGATAGAAGGGGACCTGCACGTAGACTGTGAAAAAAAGGGCTTTACAAGTCTGCAGCGTTTCACCGCCCCGACTTCCCAGTTTTACCATCTATTTCTGCATGGTAATTCCCTCACTCGACTTTTCCCTAATGAGTTTGCTAACTTTTATAATGCGGTTAGTTTGCACATGGAAAACAATGGCTTGCATGAAATCGTTCCTGGGGCTTTTCTGGGGCTGCAGCTGGTGAAAAGGCTGCacatcaacaacaacaagatCAAATCTTTTCGAAAGCAGACTTTTCTGGGTCTGGACGATCTGGAATACCTCCAGGCCGATTTTAATTTATTACGGGATATAGACCCGGGGGCCTTCCAGGACTTGAACAAGCTGGAGGTACTCATTTTAAATGACAATCTCATCAGCACCCTACCTGCCAACGTGTTCCAGTatgtgcccatcacccacctcgaCCTCCGGGGAAACAGGCTGAAAACGCTGCCCTATGAGGAGGTCTTGGAGCAAATCCCTGGCATTGCTGAGATCCTGCTAGAGGATAACCCGTGGGACTGCACCTGTGATCTCCTCTCCCTGAAAGAATGGCTGGAAAACATTCCCAAAAATGCTCTGATCGGCCGAGTTGTCTGTGAAGCCCCCACCAGACTGCAGGGGAAAGACCTCAATGAAACCACAGAACAGGACTTGTGTCCTTTGAAAAACAGAGTGGATTCCAGTCTCCCGGCGCCCCCTGCCCAAGAAGAGACCTTCGCTCCTGGACCCCTGCCAACTCCTTTCAAGACAAATGGGCAAGAGGATCATGCCACCCCAGGGTCTGCTCCAAACGGAGGTACAAAGATCCCAGGCAACTGGCAGATCAAAATAAGACCCACCGCTGCGATAGCGACCGGCAGCGCCAGAAACAAGCCCCAAACCAATGGCTTGCCTTGCCCTGGGGGCTGCAGCTGCGACCACATCCCAGGGTCGGGTTTAAAGATGAACTGCAACAACCGGAACGTGAGCAGCTTGGCTGATTTGAAGCCCAAGCTTTCCAATGTGCAGGAGCTTTTCCTTCGAGATAACAAGATACATAGCATCCGAAAATCGCACTTTGTGGATTACAAGAATCTCATTCTGTTAGACCTCGGCAACAACAACATTGCCACCGTAGAGAACAACACTTTTAAGAACCTTTTGGACCTCAGGTGGCTGTATATGGATAGCAATTACCTGGACACTCTGTCCCGGGAGAAATTCGCCGGGCTGCAAAACCTCGAGTATCTGAACGTGGAGTACAATGCAATCCAGCTCATCCTTCCTGGCACCTTCAATGCCATGCCCAAACTAAGGATCCTCATTCTCAACAACAACTTGCTGAGGTCCCTACCCGTGGACGTGTTCGCTGGGGTCTCGCTCTCTAAGCTCAGTCTGCACAACAATTATTTCATGTACCTTCCAGTGGCAGGGGTACTGGACCAGTTAACCTCCATCATCCAGATAGACCTGCACGGAAACCCTTGGGAGTGTTCCTGCACCATTGTGCCTTTTAAGCAATGGGCAGAACGCCTGGGTTCCGAAGTGCTGATGAGCGACCTCAAGTGTGAGACGCCGGTGAACTTCTTTAGGAAGGATTTCATGCTCCTCTCCAATGACGAGATCTGCCCCCAGCTGTACGCGAGGATCTCGCCCACGCTAACTTCGCACAGTAAAAACAGCACTGGGTTGGCGGAGACCGGGACGCACTCCAACTCCTATCTAGACACCAGCAGGGTGTCCATCTCGGTGTTGGTCCCGGGACTGCTGCTGGTGTTTGTCACCTCCGCCTTCACTGTAGTGGGCATGCTCGTGTTTATCCTGAGGAATAGAAAACGATCTAAGAGAAGGGACGCCAACTCCTCGGCGTCCGAAATTAATTCCCTACAGACAGTCTGTGACTCTTCCTACTGGCACAATGGGCCTTACAACGCAGATGGGGCCCACAGAGTATATGACTGTGGCTCCCACTCACTCTCAGACTAA